A genomic segment from Bacillus rossius redtenbacheri isolate Brsri chromosome 5, Brsri_v3, whole genome shotgun sequence encodes:
- the LOC134532122 gene encoding circadian clock-controlled protein daywake-like — MTTSARCALLLALAASACAVDVLKLPPYIKACSIHDPNLSDCALKSGKAALPFILKGDKAYRVPPHDPLSISQVKIDDPAQGLEGGLHLILNDLKIYGLSHAVLESAKFDPKAKKFGWTLKVPQLALVSSYDMKGKMLMLPIQGNGDSSINMTDVIVKHEFDYELLKRGNGKHYIKVVDNKLTTTPAGMQIRMENLFNGDKLLGETTNTFLNENWHLMEKDFGPSLSDAIGQATHQLMSGVMENVPFEEILPEKV, encoded by the exons ATGACGACCTCCGCGCGCTGCGCCCTGCTGCTGGCGCTGGCGGCCTCAGCCTGCGCCGTCGACGTGCTCAAGCTGC CGCCCTACATCAAAGCCTGCTCCATTCACGACCCAAACCTGAGCGACTGCGCCCTGAAGAGTGGCAAGGCCGCGCTGCCGTTCATCCTGAAGG GCGACAAGGCGTACCGAGTGCCGCCTCACGACCCGCTGTCCATATCCCAGGTGAAGATAGACGATCCTGCGCAGGGCTTGGAGGGAGGACTTCACCTTATCCTGAACGACCTCAAGATATACGGCCTGAGCCATGCCGTCCTGGAGAGTGCCAA GTTCGACCCCAAGGCCAAGAAGTTCGGGTGGACACTGAAGGTGCCGCAGCTGGCCTTAGTGTCGTCCTACGACATGAAGGGCAAGATGCTCATGTTGCCGATACAGGGCAACGGCGACAGCTCCATCAACATGA CCGACGTGATCGTGAAGCACGAGTTCGACTACGAGCTGCTGAAGAGAGGCAACGGCAAGCACTACATCAAGGTGGTGGACAACAAGCTGACCACCACCCCGGCGGGCATGCAGATCCGCATGGAGAACCTCTTCAACGGCGACAAACTCCTCG GCGAGACCACCAACACCTTCCTGAACGAGAACTGGCACCTCATGGAGAAGGACTTCGGGCCGTCGCTGTCGGACGCCATCGGCCAAGCCACGCACCAGCTCATGTCGGGCGTCATGGAGAACGTGCCCTTCGAGGAGATACTGCCCGAGAAGGTGTAG